The Elusimicrobia bacterium HGW-Elusimicrobia-1 genome window below encodes:
- the rpmB gene encoding 50S ribosomal protein L28, with the protein MSFKCSICAKGPSAGKSISHSHKASNRRFMPNLGRHKIMLGGKAVRAYVCTTCLKSGRVRKAV; encoded by the coding sequence TCGTTCAAATGCTCAATCTGCGCAAAAGGCCCTTCGGCCGGAAAATCGATCAGCCACTCTCACAAAGCGTCGAACAGAAGATTTATGCCCAACCTCGGCCGGCACAAAATAATGCTCGGCGGAAAAGCCGTAAGGGCTTATGTCTGCACCACGTGTCTTAAATCGGGCCGCGTGCGCAAAGCGGTATAG